The Quadrisphaera sp. RL12-1S sequence ACGCGCGCGGCTTCTGAGCCGACCTCCCGGCCCACGTCCCTCCAGCTCCTCGCGATGACCGCGCCGCGCGTCGTCCTCGGTGTCGGCGGTGGCATCGCCGCCTACAAGGCGGCGCTGCTGCTGCGCCTGTTCACCGAGGGCGGCGCGTCCGTGCGCGTGGTCCCCACCGAGGCCGCCCTGCGGTTCGTCGGGGAGCCGACGTGGGCGGCGCTGTCGGGCCAGCCGGTGGCCACCGGCGTCTGGGACGACGTCCACGAGGTGCCGCACGTGCGGCTGGGTCGCGAGGCCGACCTCGTGGTGGTGGCCCCGGCCACCGCGGACCTGCTCGGCCGCGCCGCGCACGGCCTCGCCGACGACCTGCTCACCAACGTCCTGCTCACCGCGCGCTGCCCGGTGCTGCTGGCCCCGGCCATGCACACCGAGATGTGGCAGCACCCGGCGGTGGTGGCGAACACCGCGCTGCTGCGCGAGCGCGGCATCCACGTGCTCGACCCTGACAGCGGGCGCCTCACGGGCGCCGACACCGGGCCGGGCCGCCTGCCCGAGCCCGAGCGCATCCACGCGGCCGCGATGGCGCTGCTGCAGGGCCCGGCTGCCGGCGCGGGCCCCGCGTCGTCGTCGTCCTCCTCCGCGGCCGACCAGGACGACGACGGCGCCGAGCGCGCCGGCGCCGACCTCGCCGGACGGCACGTGGTGGTCTCGGCGGGGGGGACGCGCGAGCCGCTCGACCCGGTGCGCTTCCTCGGCAACGCCTCCTCGGGGCGGCAGGGCGCGGCGCTCGCCGCGCGGGCGCTGGCCCGGGGCGCGCGCGTGACGTACGTGCGAGCGCACACCGAGGTGCCCGACCCCGCGGGGGCGCACGTGGTGCCGGTGAGCACGGCGCTGCAGCTGCGCGACGCGGTGCTCACCGCTGCCCGAGCCGGCGCCGACGCGGTGGTCATGGCGGCGGCGGTGGCCGACTTCCGTCCCGCTGCGCCGTCCGAGTCGAAGATCAAGAAGGACGACGACGGCGAGTCCGTCCCGGTCGTCGAGCTGGTCCGCAACCCCGACGTGCTGGCCGGACTGGTGGCCGCGCGCCGCGAGGGGCGGGTCGCGGCCGCCACCGTGCTGGTCGGCTTCGCCGCCGAGACCGGAGACGCCGCGGGGTCGGTGCTCGAGCACGGCCGCGCGAAGGCCCGGCGCAAGGGCGCCGACCTGCTCGTGGTCAACGAGGTCGGCGGGGGACGCGCGTTCGGCACCGCCGACAACACCGTCGTCATCATCGGTGCCGACGGCACCGAGCGGGCCGTGGGGCCCGCGCCCAAGGAGCGCATCGCCGACGCCGTCTGGGACGCTGTCGCGCAGCTCGTGCACGTCGAGAACCCGGGAGACTCCTGATGGCCGCTGCTGCGGACCTGCGCCTGTTCACCTCCGAGTCGGTGACCGAGGGGCACCCGGACAAGATCTGCGACCAGATCAGCGACCGGATCCTCGACGCGATGCTCGACCAGGACCCGACCAGCCGCGTCGCGGTGGAGACCATGGTCACCACCGGGCAGGTGCACATCGCCGGTGAGGTGCGCACCAAGGGGTACGTCGAGATCCCGCAGATCGTGCGCGAGACGATCCTGGGCATCGGGTACGACTCCTCTGAGAAGGGCTTCGACGGCCGCTCCTGCGGCGTCTCGGTCTCCATCGGGGCGCAGTCCACGGACATCGCGCAGGGCGTCGACTCCTCCTGGGAGCAGCGCTCCGGGACGCTCGTCTCGGACGACCCGCTCGACGCGCAGGGCGCCGGCGACCAGGGCCTGATGTTCGGGTACGCCTGCGACGACACCCCCGAGCTCATGCCGCTGCCGATCTACCTGGCGCACCGCCTGTCCGAGCAGCTCACCGCCGTGCGCAAGGACGGGGTGCTGCCGCACCTGCGTCCCGACGGCAAGACCCAGGTGACCATCGGGTACGACGGCGACCGCGCGGTCTCCCTCGACACCGTGGTCCTGTCCACGCAGCACGCCCCGCAGGTGGACCTCGCCGAGCTGGCCGAGCAGATCCGCTCCGAGGTGGTGGCGCCGGTGCTGGAGGGGGTCGACCTCGACACCTCCGGGCACCGCCTGCTGGTCAACCCCACGGGCCGCTTCGAGATCGGCGGGCCCATGGGTGACGCCGGCCTCACCGGCCGCAAGATCATCGTGGACACCTACGGCGGCATGGCCCGCCACGGCGGTGGTGCGTTCTCTGGGAAGGACCCGTCCAAGGTCGACCGGTCCGCGG is a genomic window containing:
- a CDS encoding bifunctional phosphopantothenoylcysteine decarboxylase/phosphopantothenate synthase yields the protein MTAPRVVLGVGGGIAAYKAALLLRLFTEGGASVRVVPTEAALRFVGEPTWAALSGQPVATGVWDDVHEVPHVRLGREADLVVVAPATADLLGRAAHGLADDLLTNVLLTARCPVLLAPAMHTEMWQHPAVVANTALLRERGIHVLDPDSGRLTGADTGPGRLPEPERIHAAAMALLQGPAAGAGPASSSSSSAADQDDDGAERAGADLAGRHVVVSAGGTREPLDPVRFLGNASSGRQGAALAARALARGARVTYVRAHTEVPDPAGAHVVPVSTALQLRDAVLTAARAGADAVVMAAAVADFRPAAPSESKIKKDDDGESVPVVELVRNPDVLAGLVAARREGRVAAATVLVGFAAETGDAAGSVLEHGRAKARRKGADLLVVNEVGGGRAFGTADNTVVIIGADGTERAVGPAPKERIADAVWDAVAQLVHVENPGDS
- the metK gene encoding methionine adenosyltransferase, which codes for MAAAADLRLFTSESVTEGHPDKICDQISDRILDAMLDQDPTSRVAVETMVTTGQVHIAGEVRTKGYVEIPQIVRETILGIGYDSSEKGFDGRSCGVSVSIGAQSTDIAQGVDSSWEQRSGTLVSDDPLDAQGAGDQGLMFGYACDDTPELMPLPIYLAHRLSEQLTAVRKDGVLPHLRPDGKTQVTIGYDGDRAVSLDTVVLSTQHAPQVDLAELAEQIRSEVVAPVLEGVDLDTSGHRLLVNPTGRFEIGGPMGDAGLTGRKIIVDTYGGMARHGGGAFSGKDPSKVDRSAAYAMRWVAKNVVAAGLARRCEVQVAYAIGASHPVGLYVECFGTETVDLGRLTAAIKEVFDLRPAAIVRDLDLLRPVYAKTAAYGHFGRELPGFTWETTDRAAALKAAAGA